The Agaribacterium sp. ZY112 genome includes the window TACGCTGTGAGGGATATTGGTACGCAACTGCATATTTCTAGCAACATTGAAGCCCTGCTCCATGCGTTGCATTACACAACCCCAAATCACATCGTCTATTTTTTCGCTTGGAAGATTGGGGTTAGCATGCAGCAAACTATTAACAAGGTCTGCACTTAATTCTTCTGCTCGCCTAAACCGAAAGCTGCCATTTTTAGATCTCGCCATAGGGGTTCGCTTGAAATCAACAATTACTGCATCGTTGTCTTTTAACATCATCGCCTTCCTCCTAAGCCTTACTCGAATAATAAGTAGCGCCAGATTGTAGATGCTCACGCGTGGTTGGACTCAAGCTGTAAAGCGGGCCAAGATCTTGGTACTTATCAAGCATGGTTAAGAAATTTTGTCCCCCGAGCTGATCGATCCAGCGGAATAAACCTCCACGAAATGGCGGGAAACCCAAGCCATATATTAAGGCCATGTCAGCTTCTTGTGCGGAGGTAACGATGCCCTCCTCTAGGCACAATAGCATCTCAGTTGCCATTGGCAGCATCATCCGGGCAATGATCTGCTCGTCGTCAAACTCCTTTAATTGGGAGTTAGGGTTTTTGATGAGCTCGTAAGTTTCAGAGTGATTAACCTTTAACTGCTTACCTTTTTGATCTTGTTCATAGGCGTAAAAACCCACGCCTGTTTTTTGGCCGTAGTGCTCTGCAGCATAAAGCTTGTCGACTGCGCTTTCATACTCTTTTGTCATTCTGGAGGGGTAGGCTTTAGCCATGACACCCTCAGCGTGGCTTGCTGTGTCGATACCAACCACATCTAATAGTTGGGCCGGCCCCATAGGCCATCCCCAGCGTTCCATAACCTGATCCAATTTCTGGAAATCAGCCCCGTCGCGCAGCAGCATAGAAAACCCAGCCAAATACGGGAAAAGCACTCGATTAACTAAAAAACCCGGGCAGTCATTAACTACCACGACTTTTTTGCCAAGCTTTTGAGCGTAAGAAACTACTTGAGCAACACTCTCTTCTGAGCTTTTTGAGCCTCGAATAACCTCAACTAGGGGCATTCGGTGCACGGGATTAAAGAAGTGCATGCCGCAAAACTTATCGGGCCTTTCTAAGCCTTGAGCTAATAAATCGATAGAAATAGTTGAGGTATTTGAGCAAAGAACACTATCGGCACTGATGTGGCGTTCGGTTTCTGCAAGCACTGCTTTTTTAAGCTTATGATTCTCAACCACAGCTTCAACAACCAGCTCAACGCCACCAAAGCCTTCGAAACTAAGTGTTGGGGTGATGTTGCTAAGAGCTTGAGCCATTTCTAAATGGCTTAATCGACCCCGCTCAACTTGCTTGGCGAAGAGTTTACTGGCCTCGTTCATACCCAAACTTAGGCCTTCAGTTGTAATATCTTTCATAAGTGCCGGCACACCCTTGCTAGCACTTTGATAAGCAATGCCTCCACCCATGATGCCGGCACCAAGTACCGCAACATGCTGAGTATCTATATTACTTTGACATGCAAGCAGCTTGGCTTTTTTAACTAGCGCTTGATCAGCAAGAAAAAGTCCGACAAGTGACTGGCAGGTATCTGTTTGAGTCAGTTTGCAGAAGCTATCGCGCTCAATATTTAAAGCGTCGTCCCGATTAAATTTTGCCGCACTTTGCATTGCGCTGATGGCTGTTACTGGAGCTGGATAATGTCGGCCGGCCTGAGCTTTGATGTAAGCCTTTGAGCTTTCGAAGGCAAGAATTGATTCCATGTCGGGGTGACGCAAGGGGCTCTTTTTCTGCTCACGGCGCGCACTCCAATCAAGGCTGCCTTCCATAAGCCGCTCCAACAGGCTTAGTGCTAAATCCAGTGCTTGTTCTGGTTTCTTAGCCTCAAGTACCGCATCAATAACACCATCTGTAAATGCTTTGCTTGCTTTGTTGTTTTTTCCCGAAGCAATCCACTCTACAGCGACATCAACCCCCGCAAGTCTGGGAAGGCGAACTGTGCCGCCCCAACCGGGTATGATTCCCAGCTTGGTTTCAGGTAGCCCTAATTGAGCATCGCTTGTTGCCACACGGTAATCGCAGGCTAAGCAAAATTCCAAGCCTCCTCCAAGTGCATAACCAGAGACGAGAACAAGTGTTGGGAAAGGTAGGTCTTCAAGCCGGTTAAAGCTACGATTATTCTTCTTAAGGTGCTCATCTACAGAGTCTGGACCTTTAGCAAAGACGGAGCCAAATTCATTGATATCAGCACCAACAACAAAGGCATCTTTAGCGCTTGAGACAAGTAAGCCCTTTGCCTTTTGATCTGATTTAAGTACGTCGAGCACCTGCTCAAGCTCAGACATCGCCAGTAAGTTAAATTTATTTGTTGATTCGTTTTTAAGGTCAAAAACCAAATGCCGAATTCCACCTTTTAGGGCTTTAAGCTCAAAGGCACGTCCTTGAAACATAGCAACCTCATTATCTCAGCGTCATCAAGCTTGCGCTTAGCCGAAATTAAGCGGCTATAAAGCAGCAGGCCATTTTTATGAAGTATGGATGACAGCTTTGGGAATTAACAGGAGGCGGGAAAATAAGTGCTGAGAACTTATTCTGAGAGGCTCACACTGACCACAACACAAATATGATCACTGTTGTTGCGAAATGTATGTGGGCGATGAATAGTAAAGCTAAAAGCATCCCCTTCGGCAAGGTCGTATTCAGCGCCATCAAGAGTCAGGCTTAAGCTGCCCTGAATAATCAGCCCCGCAACCACGCCATTACGCATCATCCACTCCGATGTTACTTTTGCGCCAGGATGATAGGCCTTACGTGCAAGGTAGGCACCGCTGGAGGCATCCCCAAAAGGTAGAATATGGTAATCAGTATCGTTTTTATGAATTTGAACCAATTGGTCTTTACGAAAAACAGAGGGGCTTAGCTCCAGATCCTCAGAAAAGAACTCCTGCATAGACATGGGGATTGCCGCTAGCACCTTTTCCAAAGACACAACCGATGGGCTTACTTTACCCTGCTCGATATTTGAGAGGGTGCCATTGGTGACATCGGCCCTGCGAGCAAGTTCGCGCTGACTGAGGCCGGCTCGCTCGCGTACCAATCGCAAGCGCTGGCCTAGTTGGTCGGTAAGTTTACAGCCTTGAACATCCTTGTCTGGCATATTAGAAACCCTCTAGGCCTTCATTGTCATCCAAGGCGACGGCCTTGGTATAGCCTGGGAAGCTTACCTCATGGCGATTAATGCTGATCTCATCCTCATTAATCAAGTCGCTTCCAAAGTGATATCTAGGTTTTAAGTCGCCTGTATCGGCTCCATCAAAGTAACTCTCTTGTGCTTGCTCTACCTTGGCGGCTTTTGCTTTATAACTAGCGAGCTGCTCGCTGCTGTAGTGATTCTGCAGATAGTCATCAACAAGAGATGGAGAAAAAACCGTAGCCGTAGCATTATTACCACCAAAGCCTTTGCTGTTTAAAAAAGCCACCTTTGCACCATTAGGTCCTAGGTTTTGATCCTTATTGCTTATGGATAAGCGGTTTCCGTAAATGTCATCGGCAACTTTATCAATGGTTTTTATACCTGGCAGTACTCCTCGGTTAAAGATACCTAGGGTACAAGCCAGCTGATCACCACTTGCAGGGCCAAGGGAGTGACCTACATACGACTTAACAGCAGTAACAGGCCAGGAATCAATGCCAAATGCCTCAGCAACGCGGTCGAAAATCCGGGATTCCGTTACTCTATTCTGCGGGGTGCTTGAGCCATGAGCTTGAACAAAGCTTGAGTTTTTAACAATATCATCACCAACTAAGTTGCGAGCAAGGCCCACGGCTTTTGCCATGGTTAAATAATTACCCGCGCCTGGGGCTGAAATCGACTTTTTGTAGCCGTCTGCATTGACATATACGCCGGGAACCGCGCCATAAATAGTTGCGCCAAGCTCCATTGCTAAATCATCAGACATCAAAACAACGTATTGAGCTGATTCGGCGATAGTAAAGCCACAATTCTCGCCAAAGGGTCGGCTGGCCTTTCTGAAGTCAGGCTCTTCAGAGCCATCGAGCTTTCTCAGGTCATCATCCGTCGCCAGTGCGCTCATTGCGGCATAACCGTCGATAACTTCGGGTAAAATAGGTGCTTCAGCACAGCCTACTACCGCAACCTTGCGGCGGCCTCGACGCAAATCTTCTACGGCCCAGCGCAAGTTGTAAAGAAAAGTCGCGCAAGCCCCTGTTACAGCCCCCGTACTGCCCAAGCTACCAAGTACATAAGCATTGGTGAAATCGGCCGGCATACTGGTAAAGCCCAGAGAAAGCTGCTTAGAGCTGCTGCGCTTGCCAAGCACGCGTGCGTTCATCATGCCGCCAACACCTGTATCGTCAAGCTGGCTCATGACACTGCTTGAGTACACGGCAACATCATCTGGGTTGACGCTGTCTTGGATCTGCTGCCAGTCGATGCCCACACTGTTAATTGCGTCTGAAGCGGCAAGTATGGACATTTGTAGGCCGCGAGGATGATGAGTGGAGCGATAATAATCGCCGGGGTTAAAACCTGTAGGAAGTTGACCCGCTGCACGCACCTGCAAAGCATCTTGTACATCAATACGAGCTTTTAGTGGTTCGCTCACAGTAATTCTGAAACGACGAGCTTTTTCATCTAAAGCTTCGACTTTCCATGTCTCTGGTATGTTTGATGGCATTTGACGAGCACTTAATTCAAATTGAGTGCTCGTTTGTTCGTCACTATTTAACTCAACATTGATAGCTGAGCGAGCCTTATCGGTATCGAGCACGCTTGGGTCGAGCTGGCGCACAAGAGAAGCATTCAGCACTGTTTGCTCATCAACATCGTCAGCGAGGCCAGTTAGGGCTTTTAAGCTGGCAAGCACACGCTGCTTATCCGAGTTTCCTAAGCTTTCGTAAATCATCCGCTCGTAGGCACGATGACCAGAGGCCCTGCCTGCTGCGTTATATCCACCAAATCCAACAATTAAAGGGAGGTAACTGCGCATAACTCGGTTTATCACTGCTTAGGGTTCAAAGAAGCAGTAATTTAACGCATAAAAACTGGAACATTTAGGGGGGAATGAGTCATCATATGCTGTGAATCAGCCATACCTTCAAGAGTTTAAGTCGTGTCTAATTTAACGGTTTGTTTTTTGATCTGCGAGCACACGCTTGCCACAAGTATAAGCTTGCCTATTGAGCTTCTTAAAGCGGCTTCTGATATTGCCCGAGCCAAAAGGCAAGATGCGCCGCGACTTAATATCCAGCTGCTTGCAAATTTACAGCTTCCAAGCCCTGGGGCCGACATCTTTAATTACGCTGACCTACAAGATATTGAAAACCAGGAGCATGCTGACATTGTCTTTCTGCCAGCCCTTTGGCGTAATCCTTTCCCTGTTGTAAAAAAGCACAAGAGGACTTGCAATTGGTTGAAAAAAATGTTTTCACGTGAAACCACCCGTATTGCCGGTGTCGGTACAGGTTGTGCATTTATGGCTGAGGCCGGCTTGCTCAATGAACGCATTGCGACAACTCACTGGCATTTCTTTGACAAGTTTGAAAAGCGTTATCCCAAGGTTATCGTGCAGAGAAACTACTTTATTACTCAAAGCGGACGCCTATACTGCACAGGTAGTGTTAATACGCTAGCCGATTTAGTTGTGCACTTTATTGAACTGCATTATGGCAAAGATATATCCGTTGAAGTACAGCGTCACTTTTTTCACGACATACGTAAAAATTATCAACAACTGGCTCTACGTGATGATGAAAAAGCCCTTCATACGGATGAGCTTATGCTTGATGCTCAGAGTCTCATCCTAGCTAAGCTAAGTGAAAAAATTAACTTCAGTGTTATCGCTCAGGACTTAGGCTTAAGCAGGCGTAGTTTTGATAGGCGTTTTAGAAAAAGTTTTGGTAAAAGCGCTTTGCAGTGGCAGCAAGAACAGCGTTTAGATAATGCTAAAGAGTTATTAAAAAATACTAACTTAAGCATAACGGAAGTGATGCATGAGATCGGCTATAGTGACTCGCCTCATTTTAATCGCCTTTTTAAAGAGGCCTTAGGCTTAAGTCCACGACAATATCGCACTACTGTACGCGCAAAATTGTTTTCAATAAAGCCCTAAATACCTAAGTTTTGACTCATTCCAAATATAGTTGTTGAATTTTACGACAAAAAATTACCTGATTAAAAAAGCCTTTATTTATAGCAAAAACAGCTTGAATTATTTTTTACAGACGCCATAGTAAAGACGTGGGCCACACAAAATTTCTTAGCAACTATGGCACTGACGGAGGTCAGCCTATGAAATCAAATGCGGAAGTCGTCTACCGAGACATCGACTCCTCCCCCGCGTTGAATGACACTATCCATAAGCGCGTTGAAAAATTACATCGTTTCTCTGATTCGATCATGCACAGCCGAGTTGTTCTCGACAGTCCGCACAAGCATAAGCACAAAGGAAAAATATTTCGAGCCTCTATAGAAATCGACATGAAAGGAAACCCTATTATGGTTTCTAATGACGATGAGTCTATGCATGTAGCTGTTCGGGATGCCTTTGAAACAGTCGAGCGAAAGCTAAAACAAGAAAATAGCCGACGAAAGGATGCTCGCCATTAAATCATCCTAGAACCCCTTTCCCGTCGCAGGCTTATCAGCCTGCCATCCCCGCCTTATGGCGGGGATACATACCCAACAAGACAGATCTCTTTTTGTTGCTTACACTTTACATTACACGTATATCA containing:
- the fadB gene encoding fatty acid oxidation complex subunit alpha FadB, which codes for MFQGRAFELKALKGGIRHLVFDLKNESTNKFNLLAMSELEQVLDVLKSDQKAKGLLVSSAKDAFVVGADINEFGSVFAKGPDSVDEHLKKNNRSFNRLEDLPFPTLVLVSGYALGGGLEFCLACDYRVATSDAQLGLPETKLGIIPGWGGTVRLPRLAGVDVAVEWIASGKNNKASKAFTDGVIDAVLEAKKPEQALDLALSLLERLMEGSLDWSARREQKKSPLRHPDMESILAFESSKAYIKAQAGRHYPAPVTAISAMQSAAKFNRDDALNIERDSFCKLTQTDTCQSLVGLFLADQALVKKAKLLACQSNIDTQHVAVLGAGIMGGGIAYQSASKGVPALMKDITTEGLSLGMNEASKLFAKQVERGRLSHLEMAQALSNITPTLSFEGFGGVELVVEAVVENHKLKKAVLAETERHISADSVLCSNTSTISIDLLAQGLERPDKFCGMHFFNPVHRMPLVEVIRGSKSSEESVAQVVSYAQKLGKKVVVVNDCPGFLVNRVLFPYLAGFSMLLRDGADFQKLDQVMERWGWPMGPAQLLDVVGIDTASHAEGVMAKAYPSRMTKEYESAVDKLYAAEHYGQKTGVGFYAYEQDQKGKQLKVNHSETYELIKNPNSQLKEFDDEQIIARMMLPMATEMLLCLEEGIVTSAQEADMALIYGLGFPPFRGGLFRWIDQLGGQNFLTMLDKYQDLGPLYSLSPTTREHLQSGATYYSSKA
- a CDS encoding beta-ketoacyl synthase, yielding MRSYLPLIVGFGGYNAAGRASGHRAYERMIYESLGNSDKQRVLASLKALTGLADDVDEQTVLNASLVRQLDPSVLDTDKARSAINVELNSDEQTSTQFELSARQMPSNIPETWKVEALDEKARRFRITVSEPLKARIDVQDALQVRAAGQLPTGFNPGDYYRSTHHPRGLQMSILAASDAINSVGIDWQQIQDSVNPDDVAVYSSSVMSQLDDTGVGGMMNARVLGKRSSSKQLSLGFTSMPADFTNAYVLGSLGSTGAVTGACATFLYNLRWAVEDLRRGRRKVAVVGCAEAPILPEVIDGYAAMSALATDDDLRKLDGSEEPDFRKASRPFGENCGFTIAESAQYVVLMSDDLAMELGATIYGAVPGVYVNADGYKKSISAPGAGNYLTMAKAVGLARNLVGDDIVKNSSFVQAHGSSTPQNRVTESRIFDRVAEAFGIDSWPVTAVKSYVGHSLGPASGDQLACTLGIFNRGVLPGIKTIDKVADDIYGNRLSISNKDQNLGPNGAKVAFLNSKGFGGNNATATVFSPSLVDDYLQNHYSSEQLASYKAKAAKVEQAQESYFDGADTGDLKPRYHFGSDLINEDEISINRHEVSFPGYTKAVALDDNEGLEGF
- the hpf gene encoding ribosome hibernation-promoting factor, HPF/YfiA family, which codes for MKSNAEVVYRDIDSSPALNDTIHKRVEKLHRFSDSIMHSRVVLDSPHKHKHKGKIFRASIEIDMKGNPIMVSNDDESMHVAVRDAFETVERKLKQENSRRKDARH
- a CDS encoding helix-turn-helix domain-containing protein; the protein is MPDKDVQGCKLTDQLGQRLRLVRERAGLSQRELARRADVTNGTLSNIEQGKVSPSVVSLEKVLAAIPMSMQEFFSEDLELSPSVFRKDQLVQIHKNDTDYHILPFGDASSGAYLARKAYHPGAKVTSEWMMRNGVVAGLIIQGSLSLTLDGAEYDLAEGDAFSFTIHRPHTFRNNSDHICVVVSVSLSE
- a CDS encoding GlxA family transcriptional regulator codes for the protein MSNLTVCFLICEHTLATSISLPIELLKAASDIARAKRQDAPRLNIQLLANLQLPSPGADIFNYADLQDIENQEHADIVFLPALWRNPFPVVKKHKRTCNWLKKMFSRETTRIAGVGTGCAFMAEAGLLNERIATTHWHFFDKFEKRYPKVIVQRNYFITQSGRLYCTGSVNTLADLVVHFIELHYGKDISVEVQRHFFHDIRKNYQQLALRDDEKALHTDELMLDAQSLILAKLSEKINFSVIAQDLGLSRRSFDRRFRKSFGKSALQWQQEQRLDNAKELLKNTNLSITEVMHEIGYSDSPHFNRLFKEALGLSPRQYRTTVRAKLFSIKP